A region of the Candidatus Baltobacteraceae bacterium genome:
GTAAATCGAAATGTCTAGAATTGGAAAACTGCCCGTAGCCGTTCCGTCGGGCGTGAACGTTACGCTCAACGACGGCGAAGTGCTGGTCAAGGGACCCAAGGGCGAGCTGCGCCAAGCGATTCTATCCAACGTCGTGAGCGTGAAAATGGAAGACGGCAAGGTGCTCATCGAGCGCAAAGGCGAGGCGCGCGAGCATCGTGCCGCGCACGGCCTCACGCGAACGCTCATCGCCAACATGGTCGAAGGCGTCAGCAAAGGGTATCGCAAGAGCTTGGAGATCCAAGGCGTCGGCTTCCGCGTGGCTAAGGCCGGGGAGAAACTGAACCTCAGCCTGGGCTTCTCGCATCCGGTCGTGTTCGAAGCCCCCAGGGGCATCGCGCTCATGGTCGAGGGCCAGAACAAGATTCACGTCGAGGGCATCGACAAACAAGCCGTGGGACAAGTCGCGGCCGAGATTCGCGGCCTGCGTCCGCCCGAGCCGTACAAAGGCAAAGGCATTCGCTACGCCGGCGAGGTCGTTCGCAAGAAACTCGGTAAGGCCGGAAAGGCAGGTAAGAAGTAATGGCGCGCATTTCTAAGGACGACGCACGCCGCGCGCGCCACGTGCGGCTGCGCAAGAAACTGGCGGGTACGTCGGAACGTCCGCGCCTGTCGGTGCGCCGCACGCTTCACCACATCTACGCGACCCTCGTCGACGATAGCAAGGGCCACACCCTTGCCGCGGCGTCGACCGTCGAGAAGACGCTCGCCGGTTCGCTGGAATCGAAGACCAATCTCGATGCCGCTAAGGCCGTCGGTGCCGCGATCGCCGAGAAAGCCAAAGCGGCGGGTATCTCTCAAGTCGTGTTCGATCGCGGCGGTTACAAGTATCACGGACGCGTCCAGGCGTTGGCCGATGCGGCGCGCGAAGCGGGGCTAAGTTTCTAATGCAATATCGTGGTGGTCGCGATCGCGACAATAGTGGATTCGAAGAGACCGTCGTCCGCGTTAATCGCGTGGCGAAAGTCGTCAAGGGCGGTAAGCGCTTCAGCTTCAGCGCGCTCGTCGTCGTCGGCGATCGCAAAGGGAAGGTCGGCTTCGCCATCGGCAAAGCCGGCGAGGTTCCCGAGGCGATCCGCAAAGCCGTCGAGCAGGCGAAGAAGAATCTCGTAACCGTTCCCATGGTCGAGAAGACGATTCCGCACGAAGTGCGCCACGAGATCGGGGCGGCTTCGGTATTGCTCAAACCGGCCGCGCCCGGTACCGGCGTCATCGCCGGCGGATCGATGCGCGCCGTGCTCGAGCTCGCGGGCATTCACGACATCCTCACCAAGTGCTTGGGCACGACCAACCCGATCAACGTGGTCATGACGACGATCGAAGCGCTTCGCTCGCTTCGTACCGCCGAGCAAGTCGCGGCTATGCGCGGCAAAACCGTCAAAGACATCTACGCAGCGTAGGCGAGAAAACAATGGCAGAAAAAAAGAAATCAGCAGCAAAGAAGCCGGCAGCTAGCAGAAAGACCACTGCGAAGGCTGCTACGGCAAAGAAATCGACCACCGCAAAAGCGGCGTCCGCAAAAGCCTCTTCGACGGTGAGCGCGGGCTCGTTTGCATCTGCAAGCGGATCGGTGCTCAAGCTCGGCTCGCTCAAGCCGGCACCCGGCAGTCGTCCGAAGCGTCAGCGCATCGGCCGCGGCCACGGTTCGGGCATGGTGAAGACCGGCGGCGAGGGCGGCAAAGGCCAGACCGTTCGCTCGGGCGGCGGAAAGGGTCCCGCGTTCGAAGGCGGTCAGACGCCGTGGGCGCGGCGCTTGCCGCACAAGCGCGGTTACTCGCAGAAAGCGCGCGATATCGGACACTTCCGCTCGCGTCTCGCCGTCGTCAATCTGCACCAGCTCGCGACCTGGGACGCGGCAATCGAAGTCTCGCCGGAATCGCTCAAGGACAAGGGCGTGCTGAAATCGGCGCTCGACGGCGTGAAGATTCTCGGCGGCGCGAAGCCCGGCAAGGATTTGCCGTCGGGGCTGCGCTTCCGCGATTGTCAGTTTTCCAGCAGCGCGCGTGAGGCGCTCAACGCTGTGGGCGCCAAGATCGAGGACGAGCAAGTCGCGTGATCGATAATCTCCGCGCAGCCATCTTAGTGCCGGAGATCCGCCAGCGGGTCTTCTTCGTGCTCTTCGCGTTCGCGTGGTTCGTCTTCATGATCCACGTGCAGTTGCCCGACGTGAATCAAGCGGCGTGGCAGCGCGTGCTGCAAAACGGCACGTTCTACAACCTGCTCGGCTTCTTGTCGGGCGGCGCGTTGCAGAAGTTGTCGATCATCGCCATGGGCATCACGCCCTACATCAACGCCTCGATCATCATGCAGCTCATGACGGTCGTGCTTCCGCAGCTCGAGGAGCTCGCGAAGAAAGGCGGCGAGGAAGGGCGTAAGAAGATCAGTCAGTACACGCGTTGGCTGACGATCGTGCTCGCCTGCATGCAGGGAACGTTCATGGCCGTGAGCATGCAGCGCAGCGGCGTCTTTTACGACAACAGCATCTGGTTCTTGCTCTATGCCATCGTCGCGATGGTGGCGGGGACGCTCTTCCTGATGTGGCTCGGCGAGCAGATCAGCGACAAAGGCATCGGCAACGGCGTCTCGCTGATCATCTTCATCGGCATCGTTCTACGCTTCCCGACGTACGTCACGCAGACGTTCTCGTCGACGGCGGGGGGCGGCGAATCGTGGTTCAACATTTTCCTGTACTTCGTGATCGCGCTGGTCGTGATCGTCTCGATCATCTTCCTGTATCAGGGCCAGCGCCGCGTTCCGGTGCAGCAGGCGCGTCGCGTGGTAGGCCGCAAGATGTTTGCCGGCCGCTCGACCTACATTCCGCTGCGCCTCAACAACGCCGGCGTCATCTCGATCATCTTCGCGATCTCGATACTGCTCCTGCCGCAGCAGGCGCTGTCGTGGTTCAACCACGGCCAAGCCGGCGGCGGTGGCTGGCTGGGCAACGTATCGACCTGGCTCAACGTCTGGTTCTCGCCAAACGGTCCGCTCTACAACGTCGTCTACTTCTTGCTGGTCGTGATCTTCACGTTCTTCTATAGTTCGATCGTCCTCAACACCCGTGACGTGGCGGACAACCTGAAGAAGACCGGAGCCTTCATCCCGGGCATCCGTCCCGGACAGCCGACCGTCGATTACCTCAACAAGATTCTCTTCCGCATCACCACGGCGGCGGCGATCTACCTGGGCTTGCTGGCAGTGCTGCCGGGTGCGCTCCAACGCGGACTGTCGGTAACGACCTTCTACCTGGGTTCGACGTCGCTGCTTATCGTGGTCGGCGTGGCGCTCGATACGATCACCCAGATCGAGGCGCGCCTGGCGATGCGCGACTACCGCGGGTTCATCAAGCGATAATCGTGCGCCTGATTTTTCTCGGTCCGCCCGGCGCGGGCAAAGGCACGCAGGCTCGGATTCTCGAGCGCTTTGGCGCACGGCAGATCTCGACCGGCGATATCCTGCGCGAGAACCGCGTCGCGGGCACCGAGCTCGGCAAAGAAGCCGAAGCGTACATGAAGCGCGGCGATCTGGTTCCCGACGCGCTCATCATCGCGATGATCGAAAAGGAGCTGGAGAAAACCCCGTCGGGTTTCGTGATGGACGGTTTCCCGCGGACGGACGCACAAGCCAAAGCCTTCGACGATTTGCTCGCGCGCAAGGGTTGGGCGCTCGATGCGGTCGTGCTGTTCGAAGCGGATCGCCAAACGCTGATCGATCGTCTCTCGGCGCGCTGGACGAATCCGCGCAACGGTCGCACGTACAACACGATCACGAATCCGCCGAAGACGGCCGGCATCGACGACGAGGACGGCGGACCGCTGATGCAGCGTGAAGACGACAAGGCCGAAACCGTCGCAAAGCGGCTCGACGTGTACGAGCAGCAGACCAAACCGCTGATCGAGTACTATCGCAAAACCGGCAAGCTCGTCGAGATCGATGCGCTGCGCAGCGTCGACGAAGTCGCGCACCAGTTGGCGCACGTGATCGGTTTGGAGCACGCGCACTAAGATGGTCGCGCTCAAGTCGGCCCGCGAAATCGAGACGATGCGCCGAAGCGGGAAGATCACCGCGAAGGTGCTGACGGATCTGATGAAGGCGGCGCGCGCCGGGATGACCACCGGAGAGCTCGATGCGATGGCCGAGAAGGGCATTCGCGGGTTGGGCGGGGTGCCGACGTTCAAAGGGTACCACGGCTTTCCGGCGTCGATCTGCGCTTCGGTGGACGATGAAGTCGTTCACGGCATTCCGGGGCCGCGCGTGCTGCGCGAGGGCGATCTGCTGTCGATCGACATCGGAACGACGCTCGACGGCTACGTCAG
Encoded here:
- the rplF gene encoding 50S ribosomal protein L6; translation: MSRIGKLPVAVPSGVNVTLNDGEVLVKGPKGELRQAILSNVVSVKMEDGKVLIERKGEAREHRAAHGLTRTLIANMVEGVSKGYRKSLEIQGVGFRVAKAGEKLNLSLGFSHPVVFEAPRGIALMVEGQNKIHVEGIDKQAVGQVAAEIRGLRPPEPYKGKGIRYAGEVVRKKLGKAGKAGKK
- the rplR gene encoding 50S ribosomal protein L18 is translated as MARISKDDARRARHVRLRKKLAGTSERPRLSVRRTLHHIYATLVDDSKGHTLAAASTVEKTLAGSLESKTNLDAAKAVGAAIAEKAKAAGISQVVFDRGGYKYHGRVQALADAAREAGLSF
- the rpsE gene encoding 30S ribosomal protein S5: MQYRGGRDRDNSGFEETVVRVNRVAKVVKGGKRFSFSALVVVGDRKGKVGFAIGKAGEVPEAIRKAVEQAKKNLVTVPMVEKTIPHEVRHEIGAASVLLKPAAPGTGVIAGGSMRAVLELAGIHDILTKCLGTTNPINVVMTTIEALRSLRTAEQVAAMRGKTVKDIYAA
- the rplO gene encoding 50S ribosomal protein L15, with the translated sequence MLKLGSLKPAPGSRPKRQRIGRGHGSGMVKTGGEGGKGQTVRSGGGKGPAFEGGQTPWARRLPHKRGYSQKARDIGHFRSRLAVVNLHQLATWDAAIEVSPESLKDKGVLKSALDGVKILGGAKPGKDLPSGLRFRDCQFSSSAREALNAVGAKIEDEQVA
- the secY gene encoding preprotein translocase subunit SecY: MIDNLRAAILVPEIRQRVFFVLFAFAWFVFMIHVQLPDVNQAAWQRVLQNGTFYNLLGFLSGGALQKLSIIAMGITPYINASIIMQLMTVVLPQLEELAKKGGEEGRKKISQYTRWLTIVLACMQGTFMAVSMQRSGVFYDNSIWFLLYAIVAMVAGTLFLMWLGEQISDKGIGNGVSLIIFIGIVLRFPTYVTQTFSSTAGGGESWFNIFLYFVIALVVIVSIIFLYQGQRRVPVQQARRVVGRKMFAGRSTYIPLRLNNAGVISIIFAISILLLPQQALSWFNHGQAGGGGWLGNVSTWLNVWFSPNGPLYNVVYFLLVVIFTFFYSSIVLNTRDVADNLKKTGAFIPGIRPGQPTVDYLNKILFRITTAAAIYLGLLAVLPGALQRGLSVTTFYLGSTSLLIVVGVALDTITQIEARLAMRDYRGFIKR
- a CDS encoding adenylate kinase yields the protein MRLIFLGPPGAGKGTQARILERFGARQISTGDILRENRVAGTELGKEAEAYMKRGDLVPDALIIAMIEKELEKTPSGFVMDGFPRTDAQAKAFDDLLARKGWALDAVVLFEADRQTLIDRLSARWTNPRNGRTYNTITNPPKTAGIDDEDGGPLMQREDDKAETVAKRLDVYEQQTKPLIEYYRKTGKLVEIDALRSVDEVAHQLAHVIGLEHAH